From the genome of Hemiscyllium ocellatum isolate sHemOce1 chromosome 15, sHemOce1.pat.X.cur, whole genome shotgun sequence, one region includes:
- the si:dkey-7k24.5 gene encoding somatomedin-B and thrombospondin type-1 domain-containing protein: MELRSVLWVVALGLVLLEAAAEGGCLQLGRCCNGREPACHSTGWRPDRSHGTCYCDQACTHTLDCCHDYQLACPAVSCKVTEWSFWSGCAEQCKHTYRVRQRYITQEPRNGGKPCPPLEERAGCVEYHSDEDTMCRQSLVPALITTGGYGKARRKRNVFIESEAPTYCVEFKVKSLTQHCLLENRPHTRWMQYLREGFTVCVECQPPALNSKFQRCYGDGSEAERNQILQWHAIGNPQCRGTWKWIRQIESCSCPSVHSFLFI; encoded by the exons ATGGAGTTGAGAAGCGTGTTGTGGGTTGTTGCATTGGGGCTGGTTTTGTTGGAAGCGGCTGCTGAAGGTGGTTGTTTGCAGCTGGGCCGGTGTTGTAACGGGAGAGAACCTGCATGTCACAGCACCGGCTGGCGCCCCGATCGCTCCCACGGAACCTGTTACTGTGACCAGGCTTGTACACACACTCTGGATTGCTGCCATGATTACCAACTCGCCTGCCCAG CTGTTTCTTGCAAAGTGACTGAGTGGAGTTTCTGGAGTGGCTGTGCTGAACAATGCAAACATACTTATCGTGTTCGTCAACGATACATCACACAAGAGCCACGAAATGGTGGAAAGCCGTGCCCTCCCTTGGAAGAAAGGGCAGGCTGTGTGGAATATCATAGTGATGAGGATACAATGTGCAGGCAATCCTTGG TCCCTGCCTTGATTACCACAGGGGGATATGGAAAAGCCAGGAGAAAACGAAATGTATTCATTGAATCTGAGGCACCAAC GTATTGTGTAGAATTTAAAGTGAAATCATTGACTCAGCATTGCTTGCTGGAAAACCGTCCACACACTCGGTGGATGCAGTATCTGCGAGAAGGATTCACTGTTTGTGTAGAATGCCAGCCTCCTGCTCTGAACTCGAAGTTCCAAAGATGTTATGGTGATGGCTCTGAAGCTGAAAG gaatcagattctgCAGTGGCATGCAATCGGTAACCCTCAGTGCAGAGGAACATGGAAGTGGATTCGACAGATTGAATCATGTTCTTGTCCTTCAGTTCATagttttttattcatttga